A window from Gottschalkiaceae bacterium SANA encodes these proteins:
- a CDS encoding PhoH family protein has product MKKTFVLDTNVLLQSPYSMFSFEDNQVVLPEVVLEELDRFKKDNSELGANARQVARLLDRMREKGDLTQGLELENGGTLRIEMNHRSVVLLESWEDAKNDNRILRVCKGLQDDGKQVILVTKDIFERIKADVIGITAQDFLNEQAPTYDEQYKGVSDLWTTGEGMNRFYQDHVLSLSDVFYADNVHQKPDLIQNEFLVLHSSDNPQQTALGRYNGKGIVPLRYDQERPFGVKPRNVRQKFFQEALMMDAHSAPLVIVKGPAGTAKTFYSLAVGLHKMFQVTDQGYRKILVCRPNVKLDEDIGFLPGTEEEKIAPFLRPVIDNLEILVDSNESERYQSEMDLKDKIDELFDRKIITTEAIAYIRGRSIAKQWVIIDEAQNLTPRQVKGIVTRAGGGTKIILVGDPEQIDHPFLDERTNGLCYAADRMKGSPLCYQLTLSEEDCERSPLASESSVRMR; this is encoded by the coding sequence ATGAAGAAAACCTTTGTACTGGACACCAATGTTTTATTGCAATCGCCATATTCCATGTTTTCATTTGAAGACAACCAAGTCGTTTTACCCGAAGTGGTTCTAGAAGAGTTGGACCGATTTAAAAAGGACAATTCAGAATTGGGCGCTAATGCTCGACAAGTCGCCCGTCTCTTGGATCGTATGAGGGAAAAGGGCGACCTGACACAAGGATTGGAATTGGAAAATGGTGGAACCCTACGGATCGAAATGAATCACAGGTCCGTCGTACTTCTGGAAAGCTGGGAAGACGCCAAGAATGACAATCGGATTTTACGGGTTTGCAAGGGATTGCAAGATGATGGGAAGCAGGTAATTCTGGTTACAAAAGACATTTTTGAACGGATCAAAGCCGATGTGATCGGAATTACGGCTCAGGATTTTCTTAATGAGCAGGCGCCGACCTATGATGAGCAATACAAAGGAGTTTCTGACCTATGGACTACCGGGGAAGGAATGAATCGGTTTTATCAAGACCATGTCTTATCGCTTTCGGATGTTTTTTATGCGGATAATGTTCACCAGAAACCGGATTTAATACAGAATGAGTTTTTAGTTCTGCATTCGAGTGACAATCCGCAGCAGACGGCATTGGGCAGATATAATGGCAAGGGCATTGTGCCCTTACGATATGACCAGGAACGACCCTTTGGTGTAAAACCTCGAAATGTGCGACAGAAGTTTTTCCAGGAAGCCTTGATGATGGATGCGCATTCAGCGCCGCTGGTGATTGTTAAAGGTCCAGCTGGAACGGCAAAGACCTTTTATTCATTGGCAGTAGGACTGCATAAGATGTTTCAAGTTACGGATCAAGGATACCGTAAAATTTTGGTTTGTCGTCCCAATGTGAAACTGGATGAAGATATCGGTTTCTTGCCAGGAACGGAAGAAGAAAAAATTGCACCGTTCCTACGACCGGTAATCGATAATTTGGAGATACTAGTGGACAGCAATGAATCGGAACGCTATCAGAGTGAGATGGATTTGAAGGATAAAATTGATGAGCTTTTTGATCGCAAAATTATTACGACAGAAGCGATCGCCTATATTCGTGGACGGTCTATTGCCAAGCAGTGGGTAATCATTGACGAGGCGCAGAACTTGACACCGCGACAGGTCAAGGGAATTGTTACTCGTGCTGGTGGGGGAACCAAGATAATTTTGGTGGGAGATCCAGAACAGATTGATCACCCATTTCTAGATGAACGAACCAATGGTCTCTGCTACGCCGCGGATCGTATGAAGGGAAGTCCGCTTTGCTACCAATTGACCTTGTCGGAAGAAGATTGTGAGCGATCACCATTGGCATCGGAGAGTTCGGTTAGAATGAGATAA
- a CDS encoding MFS transporter yields MKTRIKMAILSLSLITVMAGAATAPALGAIAAHFNDVHPLLIKLIITLPSLFIIFTTVAFHKVARVLSIKKIAILGLVIYIIGGCGAGVVNDIYLLLVFRAVLGVGVGLIMPLSTGLISYFFDKDERTKLMGYSSAMNNLGGVIAMSLSGVLVTFNWRYSFAVYLLGVLVLILIVMFLPDTELKGSNRRVSFRLIKQIGPYLIGIFSTMLIFYTLPSNFSMVVMEEELFNPSLIGAVMAIQTLGAFLIGMKFSIVKKRFGDQTKYVSCGFLFGGYLLLSIGNSIILVMAGLLSIGFGLGLLVPLLNSQIASTVDKKEVTSAMAITSSMLYLGQFVSPLLVQGVQSAMNVTDIRFPYYMAMGLTLLLGMWMKRCRIN; encoded by the coding sequence ATGAAGACTAGAATAAAAATGGCAATTTTATCATTGTCCTTAATCACGGTTATGGCTGGTGCGGCAACGGCTCCGGCGTTGGGAGCGATTGCTGCTCATTTTAATGATGTTCATCCTCTGTTGATAAAACTGATTATCACCTTACCTTCGCTATTTATTATTTTCACAACAGTGGCGTTTCATAAAGTAGCAAGGGTGTTGTCGATCAAGAAAATAGCTATCCTTGGATTGGTGATCTATATCATAGGTGGTTGTGGAGCTGGAGTGGTTAACGATATTTATTTGCTGCTAGTCTTTCGGGCAGTATTAGGCGTGGGTGTAGGATTGATTATGCCATTGTCGACAGGTCTTATTTCATATTTTTTTGATAAGGACGAGCGAACGAAACTAATGGGTTATTCGTCAGCCATGAACAATTTAGGTGGAGTTATTGCAATGAGCTTATCGGGTGTCTTGGTTACATTTAATTGGAGATATAGTTTTGCGGTTTATTTGTTGGGCGTATTGGTGTTGATTCTGATCGTGATGTTTTTACCAGACACCGAATTAAAGGGTTCAAATCGTAGAGTCAGCTTTCGGTTAATTAAGCAGATCGGGCCATATTTAATAGGCATCTTCTCAACAATGCTGATATTTTATACCCTGCCTTCCAATTTTTCTATGGTGGTTATGGAGGAGGAGCTTTTTAATCCCTCGCTGATAGGGGCTGTTATGGCGATTCAAACACTAGGAGCCTTTTTAATTGGAATGAAATTTAGCATCGTAAAAAAACGATTTGGGGATCAAACAAAATATGTTTCCTGCGGTTTTCTCTTTGGGGGCTATTTGTTACTTTCCATAGGGAACAGCATAATCCTTGTTATGGCTGGATTGTTGAGTATCGGATTTGGACTGGGCTTGCTTGTGCCCTTGTTGAATTCACAGATTGCTTCAACTGTAGATAAAAAAGAAGTAACTTCTGCAATGGCAATAACCAGCTCGATGTTATATTTGGGACAATTCGTATCCCCTTTGCTTGTTCAAGGCGTACAAAGCGCAATGAATGTGACAGATATTCGATTTCCATACTATATGGCCATGGGTTTAACTCTTCTTTTAGGCATGTGGATGAAAAGGTGCAGAATTAATTAA
- a CDS encoding anaerobic ribonucleoside-triphosphate reductase activating protein encodes MIVDFLKSSMIDYPGKIASVLFTAGCNFRCPYCHNAPLVTGEMETKDLDSLLDNLIKRKRFVDAIVISGGEPTLHADLLPFLKALKSQGFSIKLDTNGTKPNRLNQWMRAGVLDYIAMDIKQAIPKYSAMVHTSVDLEAIEESVSLIRLSEIPHEFRTTVYQEGFQQDDFLSIAKWLKGSQRYAIQNFHPQEEVVNSSVKMTPYSIETLQEIQKSLIPYFGEVILRK; translated from the coding sequence ATGATCGTTGATTTCTTAAAATCCAGCATGATCGATTACCCTGGAAAAATCGCCTCCGTTCTATTTACGGCAGGCTGTAATTTCCGTTGTCCTTATTGCCACAATGCGCCACTGGTCACTGGAGAAATGGAAACAAAGGATCTTGATTCTTTGTTGGATAATCTGATCAAGCGCAAACGTTTTGTCGATGCGATTGTCATCTCCGGCGGAGAGCCAACACTCCACGCCGACTTGCTGCCCTTTTTAAAGGCATTGAAAAGTCAAGGCTTCTCCATCAAACTGGATACTAATGGAACAAAGCCCAACCGGCTAAATCAATGGATGCGGGCCGGTGTGTTAGATTACATCGCCATGGACATCAAACAAGCTATCCCGAAATATAGTGCTATGGTTCATACGTCTGTTGACTTGGAAGCGATCGAGGAAAGCGTCTCATTGATTCGATTAAGTGAGATTCCCCACGAGTTTCGCACCACCGTTTATCAAGAAGGCTTTCAGCAGGACGACTTTCTCTCCATTGCAAAATGGCTTAAAGGAAGTCAGCGATACGCCATCCAAAATTTCCATCCACAAGAGGAAGTCGTGAATTCGTCTGTCAAAATGACACCCTATTCCATTGAAACTCTACAGGAAATTCAAAAGAGTTTGATTCCCTACTTTGGGGAAGTCATTCTGAGAAAATAA
- a CDS encoding ribonucleoside triphosphate reductase: MITRIQKRDGSIVPFNQDKIAIAIDKAFRATQEGSTAESIRLANHIGEILSEAYGAGVPNVENTQDFVEQTLMEEGYIETAKAYIIYRKKHEDLRVGHKNLFMDAERLVEEYISLEDWRINENANMGYSLQGLNNHIVEEITKKYWLNKIYTKEQRQAHINGDIHIHDLGLLAPYCCGWDLETLLLKGFQGASGKMESSPAKHLSAFLGQIVNWLYTLQGEAAGAQAVSSLDTYAAPFIRYDNLSFEQVKKAVQSFVFNLNVPTRVGFQTPFTNVTLDMTPHTLLKKSPVISGGKAMDDTYGDFQAEMDMFNMAFFEVMIEGDGAGRSFSFPIPTINITDDFPWESPVSTKLMEMTSKFGTPYFANFLNSDMKPEDVRSMCCRLRLDNRELRKRGGGLFGANPLTGSINVVTLNMARIGYQAKSKEEFKAKMRPLMESARDICEQKRVLLEQYMDSGLYPYSRYYLQGVKEGQGGYYKNHFSTIGLNGMNEACLNLFGKDITSEEGQSFSIEVMDFMNEVIQDFQEETGSLYNLEASPAEGATYRFARMDKRIYPKIITSGDKEPYYTNSTQLPVGHTADMFEALTLQEELQTRYTGGTVLHGFIGEQIEDLDVLKDLLYKSLKLTRIPYLTITPTYSICQEHGYLAGEQWTCPTCGSQTEVWSRVVGFHRPVQSWNKGKQEEFAGRTTFATKETLKEA; this comes from the coding sequence GTGATAACCCGCATACAGAAACGAGACGGCTCGATCGTACCATTTAATCAGGATAAAATCGCCATCGCAATTGATAAAGCTTTCCGTGCAACCCAGGAGGGATCTACCGCTGAATCAATCCGCTTGGCTAACCATATTGGAGAAATCCTATCAGAAGCATATGGGGCAGGAGTCCCCAATGTTGAGAACACGCAAGACTTTGTTGAACAAACCTTAATGGAAGAAGGCTACATAGAAACAGCTAAAGCTTACATTATCTATCGAAAAAAACATGAGGACCTTCGTGTTGGCCACAAGAATCTTTTTATGGATGCAGAACGACTTGTTGAAGAATATATTTCCTTGGAGGATTGGCGAATCAACGAAAACGCCAATATGGGCTATAGCCTTCAAGGCCTTAATAATCATATTGTTGAAGAAATCACAAAAAAATATTGGCTCAATAAAATCTATACCAAAGAACAACGACAAGCCCATATCAATGGTGATATTCATATCCATGACTTAGGACTTTTGGCACCATATTGCTGTGGTTGGGACTTGGAAACCCTATTATTGAAAGGATTTCAAGGTGCATCGGGTAAAATGGAATCAAGTCCAGCCAAGCATCTTTCTGCCTTTCTAGGGCAAATTGTCAACTGGCTCTACACCCTTCAAGGCGAAGCGGCAGGTGCACAGGCCGTCAGCTCTTTGGACACCTATGCCGCCCCATTTATCCGTTATGACAACTTGAGCTTCGAACAGGTGAAAAAAGCGGTTCAAAGCTTTGTCTTCAACCTGAATGTGCCAACACGCGTTGGATTCCAAACACCATTTACGAATGTCACTTTAGACATGACGCCTCATACCTTATTAAAAAAATCACCAGTAATTTCTGGCGGCAAGGCCATGGATGACACATATGGAGACTTCCAAGCAGAAATGGATATGTTTAATATGGCCTTTTTTGAAGTTATGATTGAAGGGGATGGTGCGGGCCGCTCATTCAGCTTCCCAATCCCAACCATCAACATCACAGATGACTTTCCATGGGAATCACCTGTTTCTACCAAACTAATGGAAATGACAAGCAAATTCGGCACCCCCTACTTCGCCAATTTCCTGAATAGCGACATGAAACCAGAAGATGTACGCAGCATGTGCTGTCGACTACGTTTAGACAACCGGGAGCTTCGTAAGCGTGGCGGTGGTCTTTTCGGTGCCAATCCACTAACAGGATCCATCAATGTCGTTACTTTAAATATGGCAAGGATAGGCTATCAGGCAAAAAGTAAGGAAGAATTTAAAGCGAAAATGCGTCCATTGATGGAATCGGCTCGAGATATTTGCGAGCAGAAGCGGGTACTTTTGGAACAATATATGGATTCTGGTCTGTATCCATACTCCCGTTACTATCTGCAAGGAGTAAAAGAAGGCCAGGGCGGATACTATAAAAACCACTTCTCCACCATCGGCTTAAACGGCATGAACGAAGCCTGCCTCAATCTTTTTGGTAAAGACATCACCTCGGAAGAAGGCCAATCTTTTTCCATTGAAGTTATGGATTTTATGAATGAAGTTATTCAAGATTTCCAAGAAGAGACCGGCAGTTTATACAACCTAGAAGCCTCTCCAGCCGAGGGTGCAACCTACCGATTTGCCCGCATGGATAAGCGGATCTATCCTAAGATTATTACCTCGGGGGACAAAGAACCTTACTATACAAATTCAACACAATTGCCTGTGGGACACACGGCAGACATGTTTGAAGCCCTGACCCTGCAAGAAGAGCTGCAAACCCGCTATACCGGTGGTACCGTTCTTCATGGCTTTATTGGGGAACAGATCGAAGATCTGGACGTCTTAAAAGATCTCTTGTACAAAAGTTTGAAATTGACACGAATTCCCTATCTAACCATTACACCAACATACAGCATTTGCCAAGAGCATGGCTACCTAGCCGGCGAGCAATGGACTTGCCCAACCTGTGGCAGCCAAACAGAAGTTTGGTCTCGCGTCGTTGGTTTCCATCGTCCGGTACAATCATGGAATAAAGGAAAACAAGAGGAATTTGCTGGGCGCACGACTTTTGCAACCAAAGAAACCTTGAAGGAAGCCTAA
- the gluD_1 gene encoding NAD-specific glutamate dehydrogenase, whose product MAEKTLNPFEIAQQQVKNACDQLQADPAVYELLKQPMRVLSFPVPVKMDNGEIRVFEAFRSQHNDAVGPTKGGIRFHPNVSLDEVRALSTWMTFKCGVVGLPYGGGKGGIIVDPKQLSEGELERLSRGYVRALGDFIGDRKDIPAPDVNTNGKIMSWMVDEFSKMHGQLIPGVITGKPVEFGGSLARTEATGYGVFLMIRESAKKRNIDLKQTTVAVQGFGNVGSFAAFYSMQAGVKVVAISDASCCLYKKDGLNIPAVIEYKKTHDTIKGFPGVDEEMDRDGIFGIDVEIFAPCALENAITSENADLIKAKIVCEGANGPTTPEAEAILNGKGILIVPDILANAGGVTVSYFEWVQNLQNYYWGFTEVQEKQERLMVDAFNAIWEMMDHANVEMRTAAYMISIKRVADAMKLRGWF is encoded by the coding sequence GTGGCAGAAAAAACGTTAAATCCTTTTGAGATTGCCCAACAACAAGTCAAGAATGCTTGTGACCAACTACAAGCCGATCCAGCAGTATATGAATTGCTAAAGCAACCTATGCGTGTTCTATCTTTCCCCGTTCCAGTAAAAATGGACAATGGTGAAATTCGCGTATTTGAAGCATTCCGATCACAACATAATGATGCAGTTGGCCCAACAAAAGGCGGAATTCGGTTCCATCCCAATGTAAGTTTGGATGAGGTTCGTGCCCTTTCCACTTGGATGACATTCAAGTGTGGTGTTGTTGGTCTTCCATACGGCGGCGGAAAAGGCGGAATCATTGTAGATCCGAAACAACTTTCCGAAGGCGAATTAGAACGATTATCTCGCGGATATGTTCGTGCTCTAGGCGACTTTATCGGTGACCGAAAAGACATCCCTGCTCCTGATGTAAATACAAATGGAAAAATCATGTCATGGATGGTTGACGAATTTTCAAAAATGCATGGCCAATTGATTCCAGGCGTAATTACCGGTAAGCCCGTTGAATTCGGCGGTTCTTTAGCTCGTACAGAAGCGACTGGTTATGGCGTATTTTTAATGATTCGGGAATCAGCTAAAAAAAGAAACATTGATTTAAAACAAACAACTGTAGCCGTTCAAGGCTTTGGTAACGTTGGCAGCTTTGCTGCTTTCTACTCCATGCAAGCCGGAGTAAAAGTCGTTGCTATTTCCGATGCATCTTGTTGCTTATACAAAAAAGACGGCTTGAATATTCCAGCTGTAATTGAATACAAGAAAACACACGATACCATCAAAGGCTTCCCAGGAGTCGATGAAGAAATGGATCGAGACGGAATCTTTGGAATCGACGTAGAAATTTTTGCTCCTTGTGCCCTTGAAAATGCAATCACAAGTGAAAATGCCGATCTAATTAAAGCAAAAATTGTTTGTGAAGGTGCAAATGGACCAACAACACCAGAAGCAGAAGCAATCTTGAACGGAAAAGGAATCTTAATCGTTCCAGATATCCTAGCCAATGCCGGTGGCGTTACGGTTTCCTACTTCGAATGGGTGCAAAACCTTCAAAACTACTACTGGGGCTTCACTGAGGTTCAAGAAAAACAAGAGCGCTTGATGGTTGATGCCTTCAATGCAATCTGGGAAATGATGGATCATGCAAACGTAGAAATGCGTACAGCCGCTTATATGATCTCTATCAAACGTGTTGCAGATGCCATGAAACTTCGTGGTTGGTTCTAA
- a CDS encoding 2-hydroxyacid dehydrogenase → MRIAFFDTKEYDRASFKDVKDFKITYFENKLNRESATMANGYDAVCVFVNDQVDREVLESLKAGGVRLISTRSAGFNHIDLEAAKELELPVVRVPAYSPYAVAEHTVALMMTLNRMTHKSYIRTLQGNFSLKGLLGFDMHGKTAGLIGGGKIAKIVTRILGGFGMRVLIYTPDPDKEAAKEYGFINTDLNTLYKESDIVSLHCPLTKETKYLINKESISLMKKGVMIINTGRGGLVHTQDLINGLKSEQVGYAGLDVYEEEGDVFFEDRSNDLLQDDLLARLLTFHNVLITSHQGFFTQEALDNIRDTTIKNWQEFKEKKFLSHAV, encoded by the coding sequence ATGCGAATTGCATTTTTTGATACAAAAGAATATGATCGTGCATCTTTTAAAGATGTAAAGGATTTTAAAATCACATATTTTGAAAATAAGCTAAATCGGGAATCGGCTACTATGGCAAATGGATATGATGCAGTCTGTGTGTTTGTTAATGATCAAGTGGATCGAGAGGTATTAGAAAGTCTAAAGGCTGGTGGGGTTCGATTGATTTCGACCCGGAGCGCTGGATTTAATCATATTGATTTGGAGGCAGCCAAAGAGTTGGAATTGCCGGTTGTTCGTGTACCAGCCTATTCGCCCTATGCGGTGGCAGAGCATACGGTGGCATTAATGATGACCTTGAACCGTATGACTCACAAATCGTATATTCGAACCCTGCAGGGAAATTTTAGTCTGAAGGGACTCTTGGGATTTGATATGCATGGGAAAACGGCAGGGCTAATAGGAGGAGGTAAGATCGCAAAGATCGTTACCCGGATTCTTGGGGGCTTTGGCATGCGGGTATTGATTTATACACCGGATCCCGATAAAGAGGCGGCTAAGGAATATGGCTTTATCAATACGGACTTGAATACTCTATATAAGGAGTCTGATATTGTGTCTCTTCATTGCCCTTTGACAAAGGAGACCAAGTATTTGATTAACAAGGAGTCCATTTCCTTAATGAAGAAGGGCGTCATGATTATTAATACAGGCAGGGGTGGTTTGGTTCATACTCAGGATTTGATCAACGGATTGAAGTCAGAACAAGTTGGTTATGCAGGCTTAGATGTCTATGAAGAAGAAGGTGATGTCTTTTTTGAAGATCGATCAAATGACCTCTTGCAGGATGACTTGTTGGCTAGACTTTTGACCTTCCACAATGTACTTATTACTTCTCATCAGGGATTTTTTACCCAGGAAGCTCTTGATAATATACGGGATACAACGATTAAAAATTGGCAGGAATTTAAGGAAAAGAAATTTTTAAGCCATGCGGTATAA
- a CDS encoding AraC family transcriptional regulator, which produces MSDLRALSKTISFIEKHLCESFDLEDLTDIHGYSRCHFSRLFHVVSGLHLSRYIWKRRLQEAADYLIQTDERMIDVALRYQFSSQESFSRAFSRCFGLSPGKYRKDKTAKILQLPIDVSKIVIQGGKKMKPEVKELKAWTVMGVLYEGTNENEELKACWAEVGQRAGEIPHAKRNGNWYGLCEPLEENVKDLDLLNKAYSFRYLAGVEVTEVDSVPEGMTVWQIPRQEYAVFPHCGDVEKMGETYQAIYTTWLPESGYEAVYAHDFELYNEEFHPGDSDSTCYIYVPVKKVK; this is translated from the coding sequence ATGAGTGATTTGCGCGCGCTATCGAAGACAATTTCATTTATAGAGAAGCATCTTTGTGAGAGTTTTGATTTGGAGGATTTGACAGATATTCACGGCTACAGCCGATGTCATTTTTCTCGTCTATTTCATGTGGTTTCGGGTTTGCATTTAAGCCGATATATATGGAAACGCCGATTGCAGGAAGCGGCTGATTATTTGATCCAAACAGATGAGCGGATGATTGACGTGGCTTTACGCTATCAATTTTCTTCACAGGAATCGTTTTCCCGGGCCTTTTCTCGTTGCTTTGGTCTTTCACCTGGGAAATACCGAAAAGATAAAACGGCAAAGATACTTCAGCTTCCCATTGATGTCAGTAAAATTGTCATTCAGGGAGGAAAGAAAATGAAACCAGAAGTGAAGGAACTGAAAGCTTGGACTGTCATGGGTGTTTTATATGAAGGGACTAACGAAAATGAAGAGCTGAAAGCATGTTGGGCAGAAGTCGGTCAGCGGGCTGGTGAAATTCCCCATGCTAAGAGAAATGGAAATTGGTATGGGCTATGCGAGCCATTGGAAGAAAACGTGAAAGACTTGGATCTACTTAACAAAGCTTATTCCTTTAGGTATTTGGCTGGGGTGGAAGTCACCGAAGTTGACAGCGTACCCGAAGGGATGACCGTGTGGCAGATACCAAGGCAGGAATATGCGGTCTTTCCTCATTGTGGAGATGTGGAAAAAATGGGGGAAACTTATCAAGCAATCTATACGACCTGGTTACCAGAAAGCGGATATGAAGCTGTATATGCTCATGATTTTGAATTGTACAATGAAGAATTTCATCCGGGTGATTCGGATTCAACCTGTTATATCTATGTGCCGGTGAAAAAAGTGAAATAA
- a CDS encoding uracil-DNA glycosylase, with protein MNLQINNDWQELLSPEFEKPTFQNLMDFLDAEYASQTIYPPADHVFNALNCTPYKDVKAVIIGQDPYHGPNQAHGLCFSVQPGIKIPPSLANIYKELKSDLGIPIPEHGYLENWAKQGVLMINAVLTVRDGNAGSHAKMGWEPFTDKIIEHLNARKKPLVFILWGGYARKKAKMISNPIHLVLEAPHPSPLSSYRGFFGSKPFSKTNEFLIQTGQKPIEWSV; from the coding sequence ATGAATCTACAAATAAACAATGACTGGCAAGAATTGCTGAGTCCAGAATTTGAAAAACCTACCTTTCAAAACCTCATGGATTTTCTCGATGCCGAATATGCTAGCCAAACCATTTACCCCCCGGCAGACCATGTGTTCAATGCGCTAAATTGCACCCCTTACAAGGATGTAAAAGCGGTGATTATTGGTCAAGATCCATACCACGGACCCAATCAAGCTCACGGTCTTTGCTTTTCGGTTCAACCAGGCATCAAGATTCCACCTTCCTTGGCCAATATTTACAAGGAACTTAAAAGTGATTTAGGAATACCCATCCCCGAACATGGATATTTGGAGAATTGGGCGAAACAAGGGGTGTTGATGATCAACGCCGTACTAACCGTTCGAGACGGCAATGCCGGCTCCCACGCCAAAATGGGCTGGGAACCCTTTACCGATAAGATTATCGAACACTTAAATGCACGAAAGAAACCCCTTGTCTTTATCCTTTGGGGCGGATACGCCCGAAAAAAAGCGAAGATGATTTCCAACCCCATTCATTTGGTCTTAGAAGCACCGCATCCGAGTCCCTTATCCAGCTATCGCGGCTTTTTCGGTAGCAAACCATTTTCAAAAACCAATGAATTTCTCATTCAAACCGGGCAAAAGCCCATTGAATGGAGCGTATAA
- a CDS encoding ATP-binding protein, giving the protein MKEHNIKSLLRSYEAKRDRANYEREKRKLRIRRELPDYQAVEDRANELNLQLARLALGSGNPARIQSIRLQLENLQQRKAILLTENNYPLNYLDLQYECERCKDTGYVEGKPCTCLQQALINHSYAMSNLSHVLEKENFSSFNISLFSNESFEGFKETPRQNMFYNLSVAESFVANFDESNDENLLLYGGTGQGKTFLCNAIAKALLDQSKVVLYQTAFSMLDTIRTIKFSRGDKQAIQEDYRLLFDSDLLIIDDLGTEVASAFSNAEIFNIINTRLIKGNKTILSTNLPPSQLETVYKDRIVSRIFSAYTPLVFFGPDLRWE; this is encoded by the coding sequence ATGAAAGAACACAATATAAAATCCTTACTTCGAAGCTACGAAGCCAAACGCGATCGTGCCAATTATGAACGGGAGAAGCGAAAGCTGAGAATTCGAAGAGAGCTCCCCGATTATCAAGCCGTGGAAGATCGTGCCAACGAATTGAATCTACAACTGGCAAGACTCGCCCTAGGCAGCGGCAATCCTGCGCGGATTCAGTCGATACGCTTGCAGCTTGAGAATCTGCAACAGCGCAAAGCAATTTTGTTGACAGAAAACAATTATCCTCTAAACTATTTGGACTTACAGTACGAGTGCGAAAGATGCAAAGACACCGGTTATGTGGAAGGAAAACCATGCACCTGTTTACAACAGGCCTTGATCAACCATTCCTATGCCATGTCAAATCTCTCCCACGTCTTGGAGAAGGAAAATTTTTCATCCTTCAATATTTCACTCTTTAGCAATGAATCCTTCGAAGGGTTTAAGGAAACCCCACGACAAAATATGTTTTACAATCTGAGTGTAGCAGAATCTTTTGTCGCAAACTTCGATGAAAGCAATGATGAAAATCTTCTGCTCTATGGGGGAACTGGACAAGGGAAAACTTTTCTCTGCAACGCCATTGCCAAAGCCCTATTGGACCAATCCAAGGTAGTCTTGTATCAAACAGCCTTCTCCATGCTTGATACCATTCGAACCATCAAGTTTTCTCGTGGAGATAAGCAAGCCATTCAAGAAGATTATCGATTGCTTTTTGATTCCGATCTCCTGATTATCGATGACTTAGGCACCGAGGTTGCATCCGCCTTTTCCAATGCGGAAATTTTCAATATCATTAATACACGGCTAATAAAAGGAAACAAAACGATTCTCTCGACCAATCTACCACCCTCTCAATTGGAGACCGTGTATAAGGATCGGATCGTATCCCGTATTTTTTCCGCCTATACGCCGCTAGTCTTTTTTGGACCCGATTTACGATGGGAGTAA